A region of Nostoc sp. 'Peltigera membranacea cyanobiont' N6 DNA encodes the following proteins:
- a CDS encoding NB-ARC domain-containing protein: protein MPRSLKVRHDCIDQVKIALTRNGYPNQRSLAHDTGLALATVSKFLTGKPVAHTNFEELCHKLNLDWREISTPNPQSNVLNNTYKGVKKNIDLGAAIDVSSFYDRTQELTQLKSWILQDGCRLVTIFGMGGVGKTTLATKLAISIQDQFEYVIWRSLQYTPPGNSFLTELVSFLSNQQETTPDINLLIHYLRISRCLLILDNLETVLDPDSMAKYCPNYQIYGDLIEAIGKTNHHSCLILTSREKPAQVAASERAELLVRSFKLEASQEVAIHLLQSKQLLGSDEQKQELCDRYSHNPLQINIVTNAIIELFNGEIGKFLEQNTLLLSNINHLLEQQFNRLSELEWHIMNCIAIAQEISTIDTLAKSICPTVPKFKLLNAIERLIWRSLIEKSAKSYTQKPVAIEYVIEKLKQQVLIELINIKLFLFNKYLLIAKSTKNCLIKKHNSLILLCIADQLGNHFTSRIALERHIQGILKEVQNFRQQLSKNGVSNFIHLSNYLEIELTKVEEGILQS from the coding sequence ATGCCAAGGTCATTGAAAGTTCGCCATGACTGTATAGATCAAGTCAAAATAGCACTTACACGTAATGGCTACCCCAACCAAAGAAGCTTGGCTCATGACACTGGTTTAGCTCTAGCTACAGTTAGCAAATTCCTAACTGGGAAACCAGTTGCCCATACAAATTTTGAAGAATTATGTCATAAATTAAATCTAGATTGGAGAGAAATATCTACACCGAATCCCCAATCAAATGTCTTAAATAATACATATAAAGGTGTCAAAAAAAATATAGATTTGGGTGCAGCAATTGATGTTTCATCATTTTACGATCGCACCCAAGAACTAACGCAGCTAAAATCATGGATTTTACAAGATGGCTGTCGCTTGGTTACAATCTTCGGTATGGGTGGGGTTGGGAAAACCACTTTAGCCACTAAATTAGCAATATCAATTCAAGATCAGTTTGAGTATGTGATTTGGCGATCGCTACAATACACTCCGCCGGGAAACAGCTTTTTAACTGAATTAGTATCATTTTTATCCAATCAGCAAGAAACTACACCCGACATCAATTTGCTGATCCATTATCTGCGTATTTCCCGATGTCTATTAATTTTAGACAACTTAGAAACAGTCTTAGATCCGGATTCGATGGCAAAGTATTGCCCTAATTATCAGATATATGGTGATTTAATCGAAGCCATTGGAAAAACAAATCATCATAGCTGTCTGATTTTAACCTCTAGAGAAAAACCCGCTCAAGTCGCCGCATCAGAACGAGCAGAATTACTGGTGCGTTCTTTCAAGTTGGAAGCTTCTCAAGAGGTAGCCATTCACCTACTACAATCAAAGCAACTGCTGGGTTCAGATGAGCAAAAGCAAGAATTGTGCGATCGCTACAGTCATAACCCTTTACAAATAAACATAGTTACTAATGCCATAATCGAGCTATTTAATGGTGAAATAGGGAAATTCCTAGAACAAAATACCTTGTTGCTCAGTAACATTAACCACTTACTAGAGCAGCAGTTCAATCGTCTTTCAGAGTTAGAATGGCACATTATGAACTGTATAGCTATTGCTCAGGAAATATCAACTATTGATACCTTAGCTAAAAGTATTTGTCCGACTGTTCCTAAATTCAAACTTTTGAATGCCATAGAGAGATTGATTTGGCGCTCACTAATTGAAAAATCAGCTAAAAGTTATACCCAAAAACCTGTTGCGATCGAGTATGTAATAGAAAAACTTAAACAGCAAGTTTTAATAGAACTTATAAATATAAAGCTTTTCTTGTTTAATAAATATCTGCTGATTGCAAAAAGTACCAAAAATTGTCTCATAAAAAAGCATAATTCACTGATTTTGCTATGCATTGCAGACCAACTTGGTAATCATTTTACTTCCAGAATAGCCCTCGAAAGACATATTCAGGGTATTTTAAAGGAAGTGCAAAATTTTAGGCAGCAGTTATCTAAAAATGGAGTATCCAATTTTATTCATCTTTCTAATTATCTGGAAATTGAGTTAACAAAAGTAGAAGAAGGGATACTGCAATCTTAA